A genomic window from Alphaproteobacteria bacterium includes:
- a CDS encoding LysE family transporter: protein MDFSASTLLPLLGYGFALGWSVAWPPGPINAEIVRRGLARGFWSGYGLCLGACTGDAGWAVVVALGAGVLFTDPTTRLVMGIASALLLILLAYVFLRGAWHGLNLWRASATPKAPARFESGRAGYFLGLTMALTSPWNIAFWLAVIGRPETSQLGLAASFVVASAVIVGAAVWGLLLSGAVVILRMKFASAAWEVCAKGFTGLLMLYFAARSIARIVGG from the coding sequence TTGGATTTCAGCGCTTCGACACTCTTGCCCCTGCTCGGTTATGGGTTTGCTTTGGGGTGGTCGGTCGCATGGCCGCCCGGCCCCATTAACGCCGAGATCGTCCGTCGCGGGCTCGCGCGCGGTTTCTGGTCTGGTTACGGATTGTGCCTTGGCGCCTGCACTGGCGATGCAGGGTGGGCCGTGGTCGTGGCACTTGGCGCCGGCGTCCTTTTTACCGATCCGACCACGCGCCTTGTCATGGGGATCGCGAGTGCGCTTCTCCTGATCCTGCTTGCCTACGTTTTTCTCCGCGGCGCATGGCACGGTCTTAATCTGTGGCGCGCCAGTGCCACGCCAAAAGCGCCGGCGCGTTTCGAAAGCGGGCGCGCTGGCTATTTCCTCGGCCTCACCATGGCGCTGACGAGTCCTTGGAACATCGCCTTTTGGCTCGCCGTGATCGGCAGGCCCGAGACGAGCCAACTCGGCCTCGCGGCTTCCTTCGTCGTTGCCTCCGCCGTGATCGTGGGTGCCGCGGTGTGGGGATTGTTACTCTCGGGTGCGGTCGTGATCCTGCGCATGAAGTTCGCAAGCGCGGCCTGGGAGGTATGCGCCAAGGGGTTCACGGGCCTGCTCATGCTCTATTTCGCGGCGCGTTCGATCGCCCGTATCGTCGGCGGATGA
- a CDS encoding fumarylacetoacetate hydrolase family protein has product MNDRAISKAATLLIEAHRSGIPLAEVPSDCRPKSVAEAHAIQDEVNRELGEPIGGWKANAPHDGEVQRGAIFSRMIFASPARVDALRVPLLGVEAEIAFRFLKDLPARNRDYTRKDVADAVAALAAIEIVDARIREYGKIPLLDRLADNLCNGAFVHGETVADWPKLPIDMLRVNLRIDGESIVDKIGGHPIDDPLGPAVALANHLRARDGIKAGQFVTTGSCTGIEFAKPGQRVSASFDGLGSVEVTFSS; this is encoded by the coding sequence ATGAACGACCGGGCGATTTCGAAAGCGGCGACATTGCTCATTGAGGCCCACCGAAGCGGCATTCCGTTGGCCGAAGTTCCGTCCGACTGCCGGCCGAAGAGTGTCGCCGAAGCGCACGCCATACAGGACGAGGTCAACCGGGAACTCGGCGAGCCCATCGGTGGGTGGAAGGCCAATGCCCCGCACGACGGAGAGGTCCAGCGCGGCGCCATCTTCAGCCGGATGATCTTCGCGAGCCCGGCGCGCGTTGACGCGTTGCGCGTGCCCCTTCTCGGCGTGGAAGCGGAAATTGCCTTCCGCTTTCTCAAAGATCTGCCGGCGCGGAATCGCGACTATACCCGAAAGGATGTCGCGGATGCTGTGGCTGCCCTCGCGGCGATCGAGATCGTCGATGCCCGCATCCGCGAATACGGCAAAATTCCCCTCCTCGATCGTCTCGCCGACAATCTCTGCAACGGCGCCTTCGTGCACGGCGAGACGGTCGCGGATTGGCCCAAACTGCCGATTGACATGCTGCGCGTGAACTTGCGGATCGACGGCGAATCGATTGTCGACAAGATCGGCGGTCACCCGATTGACGATCCGCTCGGCCCGGCGGTGGCCCTTGCCAACCACCTGCGCGCGCGAGACGGGATCAAGGCCGGGCAATTTGTGACAACCGGTTCCTGCACAGGGATTGAATTTGCGAAGCCGGGCCAGCGGGTTAGCGCATCGTTCGACGGGCTCGGCAGCGTCGAGGTCACCTTTTCCAGCTAA